Proteins from one Solenopsis invicta isolate M01_SB unplaced genomic scaffold, UNIL_Sinv_3.0 scaffold_603, whole genome shotgun sequence genomic window:
- the LOC120360003 gene encoding uncharacterized protein LOC120360003 — MEGIGRLPEPMKFEGNLDENFKKFYQSFELYLVATEKDQKADTVKTALLLNTIGSEGIEIYNTFRLTSTQKSDYKVVVNEFKKYCAPRKNRTYERFVFNSRNQQVDEPFDKFFGDLKKLIQSCEYADQEDTLLVDRIILGTNDLNVQEKLLNIQNVTLETAVETCRNYEATRRHLQNVRNKEEAAVDVVRRQKRHNKQKEERGQASTEENSGKHFKCNKCDKVHGYRECAAYGKTCYKCGKMNHFSNVCKTKLKNVKDVTKDEESESEEDDLYVSSIVRVGELSKKTKSIWTEIIEVNGKALKFKIDTGSEVNIIPLVIYKSIAADGSQRIRQTRTLLQAYGGGKIKPIGKVKLRCKNTDRDEVLEFIVVDLNVKLILGLPSIQKLGYIKHINNIQINSEKEKFIQSNIDIFTGLGTFKDTCTITLKKNSEPVARPCRRLEKQKIIAKVNGASEWVNSLVIIEKPNKTLRLCLDPQELNKCIEREFFEIPSFEEINSKLSGKKPY; from the exons atggaAGGAATTGGAAGGTTACCAGAACCGATGAAATTTGAGGGAAATCTCGATgagaatttcaagaaattttatcaaagttttgAACTGTATTTGGTAGCAACAGAAAAGGATCAAAAAGCAGATACAGTAAAAACAGCATTATTGCTAAACACTATAGGCAGTGAAGGCATCgaaatatataacacatttaGGTTAACCAGCACACAGAAAAGCGATTATAAGGTAGTGGTAAATGAATTCAAGAAATATTGTGCCCCAAGAAAAAACAGAACATATGAAAGGTTTGTGTTCAACAGTCGAAATCAACAAGTGGATGAACCATTTGACAAATTCTTCGGTGATCTCAAAAAGTTAATACAGTCATGTGAGTATGCGGACCAAGAAGACACATTACTAGTAGATAGAATAATACTAGGTACAAATGATTTAAATGTTCAAGAAAAACTACTTAACATACAAAATGTTACATTGGAGACTGCAGTAGAAACATGCAGAAATTATGAAGCAACCAGGAGACACCTGCAGAATGTAAGAAATAAAGAAGAAGCTGCAGTTGATGTTGTTAGAAGACAGAAGCGACATAacaaacaaaaagaagaaagagggcAAGCAAGCACTGaagaaaatagcggaaaacACTTTAAATGCAATAAGTGTGATAAAGTTCATGGATACAGAGAATGCGCAGCATATGGAAAAACATGTTACAAGTGTGGAAAGATGAATCATTTTAGTAATGTATGTAAAACAAAACTGAAGAATGTGAAGGACGTCACAAAAGATGAAGAAAGTGAGTCTGAAGAAGATGATCTGTATGTAAGCAGCATAGTCAGAGTTGGAGAGTTGTCAAAGAAGACCAAGTCAATTTGGACGGAAATCATAGAAGTCAATGGGAAAGCATTGAAGTTCAAAATAGATACGGGATCTGAAGTCAACATAATACCACTCGTGATATACAAGTCAATAGCAGCGGATGGAAGTCAACGGATACGACAAACACGAACATTACTACAAGCATATGGAGGAGGAAAAATCAAGCCAATAGGAAAAGTTAAACTTAGATGTAAAAATACAGATAGGGACGAAGTATTAGAATTTATTGTTGttgatttaaatgtaaaactgaTACTCGGGTTGCCTAGTATTCAAAAGTTAGGTTACATTAAACACATTAATAACATTCAGATAAATAGTGAAAAAGAAAAGTTCATACAGTcgaatattgatatatttacagGTTTAGGTACATTTAAAGATACTTGTACAAtaacattaaagaaaaacaGTGAACCTGTTGCTAGACCATGTAGACGT ttagaaaaacaaaaaataatcgcTAAAGTCAATGGTGCTAGTGAATGGGTAAACTCCTTAGTAATTATAGAGAAACCAAATAAAACCTTGCGGCTCTGTTTGGATCCACAAGAACTGAATAAATGTATTGaaagagaattttttgaaattcctagttttgaagaaataaatagtAAACTTAGTGGAAAGAAACCGTACTAG